The Aeromicrobium senzhongii genome includes a window with the following:
- a CDS encoding dihydrofolate reductase family protein codes for MRKVIFSMGVSLDGYVSGPDGTFDWPGFGEEVFAFSIEEIRGVGVHLMGRRLYETMNYWDDPAQQAGFGEAEWTWARLWNPLPKVVFSRTVSSVGAAATLATRSLSDEIAALRAEPGEGDIAIGGATLAKQAAELGLIDEYRMRVFPVLVGGGNTFFPHDRRRVDLELLQTHTFASGVQFLRYGVVR; via the coding sequence ATGCGCAAGGTGATCTTCTCGATGGGCGTCTCGCTGGACGGCTACGTCTCCGGACCGGACGGCACCTTCGACTGGCCCGGGTTCGGTGAGGAGGTCTTCGCCTTCAGCATCGAGGAGATCCGCGGGGTCGGCGTGCACCTGATGGGCCGCAGGCTCTACGAGACCATGAACTACTGGGACGATCCGGCGCAGCAGGCCGGATTCGGCGAGGCGGAGTGGACCTGGGCGCGGCTGTGGAACCCGCTGCCGAAGGTGGTCTTCTCGCGCACCGTGTCGAGCGTGGGCGCAGCCGCCACGCTGGCGACGCGCAGCCTCTCCGACGAGATCGCGGCACTGAGAGCCGAGCCCGGCGAGGGCGACATCGCCATCGGCGGTGCGACCCTCGCCAAGCAGGCTGCCGAGCTCGGACTGATCGACGAGTACCGGATGCGGGTGTTCCCCGTCCTGGTCGGCGGCGGCAACACCTTCTTCCCGCACGACCGGAGGCGCGTCGACCTGGAGTTGCTCCAGACGCACACGTTCGCCTCCGGCGTGCAGTTCCTGCGCTACGGCGTCGTGCGCTGA
- a CDS encoding LLM class flavin-dependent oxidoreductase, translated as MKNIGFLSFGHWSDSPQSATRSGADALLQSIDLAVAAEELGADGAYFRVHHFARQLASPLPLLAAIGARTSRIEIGTGVIDMRYENPLHLAENAAAADLISGGRLQLGISRGSPEQVIAGYKYFGFEPPEGMSDADMARGHTQVLLEVLKGDGFAEPNPRPMFPNPPGRLPLEPRSPGLRDRIWWGAGSRATAEWTAAQGMNLMSSTLLTEDTGVPFHQLQAEQIQRFRDAWAAAGHEREPRVSVSRSIFPLVSDVDRAYFGRESGSTDQVGFLEGGSARFGRTYAAEPDRLIEELREDEAIAAADTLLITVPNQLGVDYNAHVIESLLTHVAPALGWR; from the coding sequence ATGAAGAACATCGGGTTCCTGTCCTTCGGCCACTGGTCGGACTCGCCGCAGTCGGCCACCCGCTCCGGTGCCGACGCGTTGCTCCAGTCCATCGATCTGGCCGTCGCCGCCGAGGAGCTGGGAGCCGACGGCGCGTACTTCCGGGTGCACCACTTCGCCCGGCAGCTGGCCTCGCCGTTACCGCTGCTGGCCGCGATCGGAGCACGGACCTCGCGGATCGAGATCGGCACGGGTGTCATCGACATGCGGTACGAGAATCCCCTCCATCTCGCCGAGAACGCGGCGGCTGCCGACCTCATCTCCGGTGGCAGGCTGCAACTGGGCATCAGTCGAGGATCACCGGAGCAGGTCATCGCCGGGTACAAGTACTTCGGCTTCGAGCCGCCCGAGGGCATGTCCGACGCCGACATGGCTCGTGGCCACACGCAGGTGCTCCTCGAGGTGCTGAAGGGCGACGGCTTCGCCGAGCCGAACCCGCGGCCGATGTTCCCGAATCCGCCGGGACGGCTCCCGTTGGAGCCGCGCTCGCCGGGGCTGCGCGACCGCATCTGGTGGGGCGCGGGCTCGCGCGCGACCGCCGAGTGGACGGCCGCCCAGGGCATGAACCTGATGAGCTCCACCCTGCTGACCGAGGACACCGGCGTGCCGTTCCACCAGTTGCAGGCCGAGCAGATCCAGCGATTCCGTGACGCGTGGGCGGCCGCCGGCCACGAGCGCGAGCCGCGGGTCTCGGTGAGCCGCAGCATCTTCCCCCTGGTCTCGGACGTGGACCGCGCCTACTTCGGGCGTGAGTCGGGCAGCACCGACCAGGTCGGGTTCCTCGAGGGCGGGTCGGCCAGGTTCGGCCGCACGTACGCCGCCGAGCCCGACCGATTGATCGAGGAGCTGCGTGAGGACGAGGCGATCGCCGCTGCGGACACGCTGCTGATCACCGTGCCGAACCAGCTCGGCGTGGACTACAACGCCCACGTGATCGAGAGCCTGCTGACGCACGTCGCGCCCGCGCTGGGCTGGCGCTGA
- a CDS encoding helix-turn-helix domain-containing protein, which translates to MPPREDEHRVHCRLDELLAERGMTLTRLAELVGVTVVNLSVLKNDRAKAIRFTTLTAICDALDCEVGELLVVTE; encoded by the coding sequence ATGCCGCCCCGGGAGGACGAGCACCGCGTGCACTGCCGGTTGGACGAGTTGCTGGCCGAGCGCGGCATGACCCTGACGCGGTTGGCCGAGCTGGTGGGCGTCACCGTCGTCAATCTCTCCGTCCTCAAGAACGACCGCGCCAAGGCGATCCGGTTCACGACGCTCACCGCGATCTGCGACGCGCTGGACTGCGAAGTGGGCGAGTTGCTCGTGGTGACGGAATGA
- a CDS encoding DUF2975 domain-containing protein, which produces MRAPFGTATRADVWFTAALALVGIVGTLVDAVVRLTQVLPNREVPVDVDLPASTQPIAIAGVGDAVPVEIDRVTVHVSDLPPASYGAVIASIVVPAVSIIVVLVCLTWLLRNIGAGEFFSRTNTRLVTSAALTAVVGWLLTTVATTGAANGALATLTTDDTSGFEISMNISFLYLFAAMVAGCIAATFHTGERMQRDSEGLV; this is translated from the coding sequence ATGAGGGCACCTTTCGGCACGGCCACCCGCGCGGACGTCTGGTTCACCGCAGCACTCGCGCTCGTCGGCATCGTCGGCACGCTCGTCGACGCCGTCGTGCGACTGACGCAGGTGTTGCCGAACCGGGAGGTCCCGGTGGACGTCGATCTCCCGGCCTCGACCCAGCCGATCGCGATCGCCGGTGTCGGCGATGCAGTCCCGGTCGAGATCGACCGCGTCACGGTGCACGTCAGCGACCTGCCGCCGGCCTCGTACGGCGCCGTGATCGCATCGATCGTGGTGCCTGCGGTGAGCATCATCGTCGTGCTGGTGTGCCTGACCTGGTTGCTGCGCAACATCGGAGCCGGGGAGTTCTTCAGCCGGACGAACACCCGCCTGGTCACCAGCGCGGCACTCACCGCCGTCGTGGGCTGGCTGCTGACGACGGTGGCGACGACCGGCGCCGCGAACGGCGCGCTCGCCACGCTCACCACGGACGACACCTCGGGTTTCGAGATCTCGATGAACATCTCCTTCCTGTACCTGTTCGCCGCGATGGTCGCCGGGTGCATCGCCGCCACGTTCCACACGGGGGAGCGGATGCAACGCGACTCCGAGGGCCTGGTCTGA
- a CDS encoding GNAT family N-acetyltransferase, with the protein MAVTRLVATTDAEPLADVLRRNRKAMAELEPNRPEVYFSAKGQRAIIQDALRRYEDGVSFPRVIIGPDDEVVGRINLNEIVRGPSLKGVLGYYVDAAHQGRGLASAAVGEMVNLAFLRLGLHRIEAATRTDNASSQRVLEKNGFTQFGVARDYLRLAGQWHDHVLFERIMGDSPSVGA; encoded by the coding sequence ATGGCCGTCACCCGACTCGTCGCCACGACCGACGCCGAGCCGCTGGCCGACGTCCTGCGCCGGAACCGCAAGGCGATGGCCGAACTGGAGCCGAACCGGCCCGAGGTCTACTTCAGCGCCAAGGGACAGCGCGCGATCATCCAGGATGCGCTGCGGCGCTACGAGGACGGTGTCTCGTTCCCGCGCGTCATCATCGGCCCGGACGACGAGGTCGTCGGCCGGATCAACCTCAACGAGATCGTCCGGGGCCCGTCGCTCAAGGGCGTCCTGGGTTATTACGTCGACGCCGCCCACCAGGGACGCGGGTTGGCCAGCGCGGCCGTGGGCGAGATGGTGAACCTCGCGTTCCTGCGACTGGGACTGCACCGGATCGAGGCGGCCACCCGCACCGACAACGCGTCGAGCCAGCGCGTGCTGGAGAAGAACGGATTCACGCAGTTCGGCGTGGCCCGCGACTACCTGCGTCTCGCCGGGCAATGGCACGACCACGTGCTCTTCGAGCGCATCATGGGCGACTCGCCTAGCGTCGGAGCATGA
- a CDS encoding DoxX family protein — translation MKTIGRILLGAMLAFAGVGHLTFARDEFDAQVPNSIPLDEEFVVVASGVVEILLGAAFMALPRQRRIVGLIGAAFFVAVFPGNVSQYLNGVDAFGLDSDRSRLIRLFFQPVLVVWALWSTDALQLVRERRQRGTAR, via the coding sequence ATGAAGACGATCGGCCGGATCCTGCTCGGAGCGATGCTCGCGTTCGCGGGAGTCGGTCACCTGACCTTCGCCCGCGACGAGTTCGACGCCCAGGTCCCGAACAGCATCCCGCTCGACGAGGAGTTCGTGGTCGTGGCGTCCGGCGTCGTCGAGATCCTCCTGGGCGCCGCCTTCATGGCCCTGCCGCGGCAGCGGCGGATCGTCGGCCTCATCGGCGCGGCCTTCTTCGTCGCGGTGTTCCCCGGCAACGTCTCGCAGTACCTCAACGGGGTGGACGCGTTCGGCCTGGACAGCGACCGCTCGCGCCTGATCCGGCTGTTCTTCCAGCCCGTCCTCGTGGTGTGGGCGCTGTGGTCGACCGATGCGCTGCAACTGGTCAGAGAACGCCGGCAACGCGGAACTGCACGCTGA
- a CDS encoding alpha-ketoglutarate-dependent dioxygenase AlkB — protein MWLQGSLLDGDAGVRVGPLDGVRRHELSDGAWVDTLPGWVTGSDELFDVLRTEVPWREERREMYERVVDVPRLLCFYGSRRTLPHPALEEARNALSAHYADELGEPFVTAGLCFYRDGNDSVAWHGDRIGRSRTEDTMVAILSLGAERKLSLRPAGGGPQTGFSLGHGDLSVMGGSCQRTWEHAILKTARAVGPRISVQFRVAGVL, from the coding sequence ATGTGGCTCCAGGGATCCTTGCTCGACGGTGACGCCGGGGTGCGCGTCGGTCCGCTCGACGGAGTGCGGCGTCACGAACTCTCCGACGGCGCCTGGGTGGACACACTCCCGGGCTGGGTCACCGGATCCGACGAGTTGTTCGACGTGCTGCGCACCGAGGTCCCGTGGCGCGAGGAGCGCCGTGAGATGTACGAGCGGGTCGTCGACGTCCCGCGACTGCTGTGCTTCTACGGGTCGCGTCGCACGTTGCCCCACCCCGCACTGGAGGAGGCGCGGAACGCCCTCTCGGCGCACTATGCCGACGAGCTCGGCGAGCCGTTCGTCACCGCCGGCCTGTGCTTCTATCGCGACGGCAACGACTCGGTGGCGTGGCACGGCGACCGGATCGGCCGCAGCCGCACGGAGGACACGATGGTCGCGATCCTGTCGCTCGGCGCCGAGCGCAAGCTGAGTCTGCGCCCCGCCGGCGGAGGACCCCAGACCGGATTCAGTCTCGGTCACGGTGACCTGTCAGTCATGGGCGGCAGCTGTCAGCGCACGTGGGAGCACGCGATCTTGAAGACCGCGCGCGCCGTGGGCCCCAGGATCAGCGTGCAGTTCCGCGTTGCCGGCGTTCTCTGA
- a CDS encoding serine hydrolase domain-containing protein, whose amino-acid sequence MTAVDLAPHLREVVGRMSVPGMTWAVVSGPRQTIGIGSAGPLGRDSIFRIASVTKPIVAVLTLRLAERGLFVLDEPIDRWLPEFADRRVLRARGAALDDTVPAARPTTVRDLLQMGSGFGWDMTATATDPLAGEFERRGLVSTWKPPVVRPDRWAQLAGPLPMAHQPGEGWLYQFSFDLLAVFLERVTRRRLDLVLRDEVLAPLDMHDTGYAVPMKSVDRVPSSWFPNRRGDFVEVAPIADPRLMNVPVFRSAATGLLSTADDLAKFVRMLLRGGRGPRGPVISAASFDALRTVTLGESARAMSHEFLEPGVDWGLGVGVDNTARYPSSHPGRFGWDGGTGTSLWVDPEAGVGGVLLTRQGMGTPEPPEYLDAFWRAVHA is encoded by the coding sequence ATGACCGCTGTCGACCTCGCCCCGCACCTGCGGGAGGTCGTCGGCCGGATGTCCGTCCCGGGGATGACGTGGGCGGTCGTCAGCGGTCCTCGCCAGACGATCGGCATCGGCTCCGCCGGACCGTTGGGCCGCGACTCGATCTTCCGGATCGCCTCGGTCACCAAGCCGATCGTCGCGGTCCTCACGCTGCGGCTGGCCGAGCGAGGGCTGTTCGTCCTCGACGAGCCGATCGACCGGTGGTTGCCGGAGTTCGCCGACCGAAGAGTGCTCCGCGCCCGTGGCGCCGCCCTCGATGACACGGTCCCGGCGGCGCGCCCGACGACGGTCCGTGACCTGCTGCAGATGGGCTCGGGGTTCGGCTGGGACATGACGGCGACCGCGACGGATCCGTTGGCCGGCGAGTTCGAGCGCCGCGGCCTGGTCTCGACCTGGAAGCCGCCCGTGGTGCGCCCGGACCGGTGGGCCCAGCTCGCCGGACCGCTGCCGATGGCCCACCAGCCGGGGGAGGGCTGGCTCTACCAGTTCTCCTTCGATCTGCTGGCCGTGTTCCTCGAGCGGGTCACCCGACGGCGACTCGACCTGGTGCTGCGGGACGAGGTGCTCGCTCCGCTCGACATGCACGACACCGGCTATGCGGTCCCGATGAAGAGCGTCGACCGGGTCCCGTCGTCGTGGTTCCCGAACCGCCGCGGCGACTTCGTCGAGGTCGCGCCGATCGCCGACCCGCGGCTGATGAACGTGCCGGTCTTCCGGTCAGCCGCGACGGGGCTGCTGTCGACGGCCGACGACCTCGCGAAGTTCGTCCGCATGCTGCTGCGTGGCGGGCGCGGACCCCGCGGGCCGGTGATCTCCGCGGCGTCGTTCGACGCCCTGCGCACCGTCACGCTGGGGGAGTCGGCGCGCGCCATGTCCCACGAGTTCCTGGAGCCCGGCGTCGACTGGGGGCTGGGGGTCGGCGTCGACAACACGGCGCGCTACCCGTCCTCGCATCCCGGTCGCTTCGGCTGGGACGGCGGGACCGGGACGAGCCTGTGGGTCGATCCCGAGGCGGGCGTGGGCGGCGTGCTGCTGACGCGCCAGGGGATGGGTACGCCGGAGCCGCCCGAGTATCTCGACGCGTTCTGGCGAGCCGTCCACGCGTGA
- a CDS encoding phosphoribosyltransferase, which yields MDEREILTWQTYGTAIRELAQTVADSGFRPDIVLGIARGGLIPAGSVAYALDCKNLFTMNVEFYTGVGTTRDEPTLLPPFLDLAELDDLSVLVVDDVADSGKTLELVARICWEHAGDVRSAVIFEKPRSVIKPDYVWRKTDRWINFPWSSEAVITPRTGVVDA from the coding sequence ATGGACGAGCGCGAGATCCTGACCTGGCAGACCTACGGTACGGCGATCCGCGAGCTCGCCCAGACCGTGGCGGACTCCGGTTTCCGGCCCGACATCGTGCTCGGCATCGCCCGAGGCGGGCTCATCCCCGCCGGCTCGGTCGCCTACGCGCTGGACTGCAAGAACCTGTTCACGATGAACGTCGAGTTCTACACCGGCGTCGGAACGACCCGCGACGAGCCGACCCTGCTGCCTCCGTTCCTCGACCTCGCCGAGCTTGACGACCTCTCGGTCCTGGTGGTCGACGACGTCGCCGACAGCGGCAAGACGCTCGAGCTCGTCGCGCGGATCTGCTGGGAGCACGCCGGTGACGTGCGGTCGGCCGTGATCTTCGAGAAGCCGCGCTCGGTCATCAAGCCGGACTACGTCTGGCGCAAGACCGACCGGTGGATCAACTTCCCGTGGTCCAGCGAAGCCGTCATCACGCCGCGCACCGGCGTCGTCGACGCATGA
- a CDS encoding MBL fold metallo-hydrolase, giving the protein MDVTRFGHAAVLVEVAGTRILIDPGNFSTAATFELTGLDAIIVTHQHPDHLDRDRVGPLLAANPSARLLAEPETAATLDGWDATAGDATFEIGDVTVTGVGSRHAEILPTIPRVGNVGVLVTAPGEPTLFHPGDTYEYRPDGVDILALPLSAPWAKLSETVDFVRAIAPRTAFPIHDCTVSEAGYQIYWTQLQNHAGVEDLQRLPQDGALRP; this is encoded by the coding sequence ATGGACGTCACTCGATTCGGTCACGCCGCCGTGCTCGTGGAGGTCGCCGGCACCCGCATCCTCATCGATCCGGGCAACTTCAGCACCGCCGCCACCTTCGAGCTGACCGGGCTCGACGCGATCATCGTCACCCACCAGCACCCCGATCACCTGGACCGCGACCGCGTCGGTCCCCTGCTGGCGGCCAACCCGTCGGCGCGCCTGCTGGCCGAGCCGGAGACGGCCGCGACCCTGGACGGCTGGGACGCGACCGCGGGCGACGCGACCTTCGAGATCGGTGACGTCACCGTGACCGGCGTCGGCTCCCGCCATGCCGAGATCCTCCCGACCATCCCCCGCGTGGGCAATGTCGGCGTGCTCGTCACGGCGCCGGGCGAGCCGACCCTCTTCCACCCCGGCGACACGTACGAGTACCGCCCGGACGGGGTCGACATCCTGGCGCTGCCACTCTCGGCACCGTGGGCGAAGCTCAGCGAGACCGTCGACTTCGTCCGGGCCATCGCCCCGCGGACGGCTTTCCCGATCCACGACTGCACGGTCTCCGAGGCCGGCTACCAGATCTACTGGACGCAGCTGCAGAACCACGCCGGGGTCGAAGACCTGCAGCGACTCCCCCAGGACGGCGCCCTCAGACCCTGA
- a CDS encoding UDP-N-acetylglucosamine 1-carboxyvinyltransferase — MTQNDSYLSRIGTLIRDARQHSGLTQAQLAAELKTSQSAINRIEKGQQNLTLDTLARIGAALDSELVSVATATGPSHLRVKGGTTLSGSIDVKSSKNAGVALLCAALLNTGTTVLRKVARIEEVNRLLEVLESIGVRTTWLNDANDLELVVPETLDLAKMDAEAARRTRSIIMFLGPLMHRMEEFDLPYAGGCDLGTRTVEPHMTALRPFGLKVLATEGSYHASAARGVVPERPIVLTERGDTVTENALLAAARNEGVTVIRNASPNYMVQDLCFFLEKLGVEIEGIGTTTLRVTGKREIRGDVDYAPSEDPIEAMSLITAAIVTDSNITVRRVPIEFMEIELALLEEMGFRYDRSEEYLAENGQTRLVDITTHPSKLRAPIDKIHPMPFPGLNIDNLPFFAVIAAQAEGQTMLHDWVYENRAIYLTELNKLGAQVKLLDPHRVLIEGPTRWSGAELVCPPALRPAVVILIAMLAAKGTSVLRSVYVINRGYEDLALRLNALGAEIETFRDI; from the coding sequence ATGACTCAGAACGACTCCTACCTCTCGCGGATCGGCACCCTGATCCGCGACGCGCGCCAGCACTCGGGCCTCACCCAGGCTCAGTTGGCGGCCGAGTTGAAGACCAGTCAGAGTGCGATCAACCGCATCGAGAAGGGTCAGCAGAACCTGACCCTCGACACGCTCGCCCGCATCGGAGCGGCCCTGGACTCCGAGCTCGTCAGCGTCGCCACGGCGACCGGACCGAGCCACCTGCGCGTCAAGGGCGGCACCACGTTGTCGGGCAGCATCGACGTGAAGTCGAGCAAGAACGCGGGCGTCGCGCTGTTGTGCGCCGCCCTGTTGAACACCGGCACCACGGTCCTGCGCAAGGTCGCGCGCATCGAGGAGGTCAACCGCCTGCTCGAGGTCCTGGAGTCCATCGGTGTCCGCACCACGTGGCTCAACGACGCGAACGACCTCGAGCTCGTCGTCCCCGAGACCCTCGACCTGGCCAAGATGGACGCCGAAGCCGCCCGCCGCACCCGCAGCATCATCATGTTCCTCGGCCCGCTGATGCACCGCATGGAGGAGTTCGACCTGCCGTACGCCGGTGGATGCGACCTCGGTACCCGCACGGTCGAGCCGCACATGACCGCCCTGCGCCCCTTCGGACTCAAGGTCCTGGCCACGGAGGGCAGCTACCACGCCTCCGCCGCCCGCGGCGTCGTGCCGGAGCGGCCCATCGTCCTGACCGAGCGCGGCGACACCGTCACCGAGAACGCGCTGCTGGCCGCGGCTCGGAACGAGGGCGTCACCGTCATCCGCAACGCCAGCCCCAACTACATGGTCCAGGACCTGTGCTTCTTCCTCGAGAAGCTCGGCGTCGAGATCGAGGGCATCGGCACCACCACGCTGCGCGTCACCGGCAAGCGCGAGATCCGCGGCGACGTCGACTACGCGCCCAGCGAGGACCCGATCGAGGCGATGAGCCTCATCACCGCCGCGATCGTCACCGACTCGAACATCACCGTGCGCCGCGTCCCGATCGAGTTCATGGAGATCGAGCTGGCACTGCTCGAGGAGATGGGCTTCCGCTACGACCGCTCCGAGGAGTACCTCGCCGAGAACGGTCAGACGCGCCTCGTCGACATCACGACGCACCCGTCGAAGCTGCGCGCGCCGATCGACAAGATCCACCCGATGCCGTTCCCGGGCCTCAACATCGACAACCTCCCGTTCTTCGCCGTCATCGCGGCGCAGGCCGAGGGTCAGACGATGCTGCACGACTGGGTCTACGAGAACCGCGCGATCTACCTGACCGAGCTGAACAAGCTCGGCGCCCAGGTGAAGCTGCTCGATCCGCACCGGGTCCTGATCGAGGGACCCACCCGCTGGAGCGGTGCCGAACTGGTCTGCCCGCCGGCGCTGCGGCCCGCCGTGGTGATCCTGATCGCGATGCTCGCGGCCAAGGGCACCTCCGTGCTGCGCAGCGTCTACGTGATCAACCGCGGTTACGAGGACCTGGCCCTGCGGCTGAACGCCCTCGGAGCCGAGATCGAGACCTTCCGCGACATCTGA
- a CDS encoding glycerophosphodiester phosphodiesterase family protein, whose translation MRTPPYLEHPPPIAFAHRGGAKVEVNLGIENSLAAFTHAYEQGYRYLETDVRCSRDGVVYACHDEKLDRLLGTEDAIADLDSATIDGALLGDREPIVRLETLVEALPDARWNIDVKADDAVDATTDLVERLGILDRICLASFSHARLVRMRARHPEVVTSASSREVAQMVLTRRVPAAPLIFQVPVRHGYARIMTPGFLRRAHRAGKHVHVWTVDDPQEMHRLAELGVDGIMTDRTDVLKSVLQDRGQWKEPA comes from the coding sequence GTGAGGACACCGCCGTACCTCGAGCACCCGCCGCCCATCGCCTTCGCCCACCGCGGAGGCGCCAAGGTCGAGGTGAATCTCGGGATCGAGAACTCCCTGGCCGCGTTCACCCACGCCTACGAGCAGGGCTATCGGTACCTGGAGACCGACGTGCGCTGCAGCCGCGACGGGGTGGTCTACGCGTGCCACGACGAGAAGCTGGACCGCCTCCTGGGGACCGAGGACGCGATCGCCGACCTCGACTCGGCCACGATCGACGGGGCTCTGCTCGGCGACCGTGAGCCGATCGTCCGGCTCGAGACGCTCGTGGAGGCGCTCCCCGACGCCCGCTGGAACATCGACGTGAAGGCCGACGACGCGGTCGACGCCACCACCGACCTGGTCGAGCGACTCGGCATCCTCGACCGGATCTGCCTCGCGTCGTTCTCGCACGCACGCCTCGTCCGCATGCGCGCCCGCCATCCCGAGGTCGTCACCTCCGCCTCGTCGCGCGAGGTCGCCCAGATGGTGCTGACCCGGCGGGTGCCGGCCGCTCCCCTGATCTTCCAGGTCCCCGTCCGGCACGGGTACGCCCGCATCATGACGCCGGGCTTCCTGCGCCGGGCGCACCGCGCCGGCAAGCACGTGCACGTCTGGACGGTGGACGACCCGCAGGAGATGCACCGTCTCGCCGAGCTGGGAGTCGACGGGATCATGACCGACCGCACGGACGTGCTCAAGTCCGTGCTGCAGGACCGAGGCCAGTGGAAGGAACCCGCATGA
- a CDS encoding MFS transporter, producing the protein MTHELVATERNRGRVVAWGLWDWGSAAFNAVIVTFIFSVYLVEGVGDDVPGPFRASTWLGLSSATGAVLIAVLAPVLGRRADAGGARKKTLFWLTLAVVVITASLFFVESDWHFLWLGLVLLAAGSVIFELTQVPYFAMLRQVSTPDDVGRVSGFGWAMGYFGGIVLLLICYFGFVAGSGDTRGFLGVSTENGLNIRLIAPLAAGWFLLFAIPLFLKVPELPATANDDAPKVGIADSYRGVWNDITQMWREDRSTLKFLIASAFFRDGLAGVFAYGAVLAVSVYSIDKDDVILFGVAANVISAAGALLAGRWDDSIGPRAVIVFSLVSMIVCGTVLLFVDGPRMFWIFGLGLCLFVGPAQSASRTYLTRITTPGREGQNFGLYAMTGRAVSFMAPLMFALTIWAGNLVLGTDTDRWGIAGIMVILAIGLLLLLRVPRHVEDRARAIVG; encoded by the coding sequence ATGACCCACGAGCTCGTCGCTACCGAGCGCAACCGAGGACGCGTCGTCGCGTGGGGGCTGTGGGACTGGGGCTCGGCCGCCTTCAACGCCGTGATCGTGACGTTCATCTTCTCGGTGTACCTCGTCGAGGGCGTCGGCGACGACGTGCCCGGGCCGTTCCGTGCCAGCACGTGGCTGGGCCTCTCCAGCGCCACCGGAGCGGTGCTCATCGCCGTCCTGGCGCCCGTCCTGGGTCGGCGGGCCGATGCCGGGGGCGCCCGCAAGAAGACACTGTTCTGGCTCACCCTCGCGGTCGTGGTCATCACCGCGTCCCTGTTCTTCGTCGAGAGCGACTGGCACTTCCTGTGGCTGGGACTGGTCCTCCTGGCCGCCGGGTCCGTGATCTTCGAGCTCACGCAGGTGCCGTACTTCGCGATGCTCCGACAGGTCTCGACCCCCGACGACGTGGGTCGGGTCTCCGGATTCGGCTGGGCGATGGGCTACTTCGGCGGCATCGTCCTGCTGCTCATCTGTTACTTCGGCTTCGTCGCCGGGAGCGGTGACACCCGGGGCTTCCTGGGCGTGTCCACCGAGAACGGCCTCAACATCCGGCTCATCGCGCCGCTGGCGGCCGGCTGGTTCCTGCTCTTCGCCATCCCGCTGTTTCTCAAGGTGCCCGAGCTGCCCGCCACCGCGAACGACGACGCCCCCAAGGTCGGCATCGCCGACTCCTACCGGGGCGTCTGGAACGACATCACGCAGATGTGGCGCGAGGACCGGTCCACGCTCAAGTTCCTCATCGCCAGCGCGTTCTTCCGCGACGGACTGGCCGGCGTCTTCGCCTACGGTGCCGTCCTGGCCGTGTCGGTCTACTCGATCGACAAGGACGACGTGATCCTCTTCGGCGTGGCCGCCAACGTCATCTCGGCCGCCGGCGCTCTCCTCGCGGGACGGTGGGACGACTCGATCGGGCCGCGTGCGGTCATCGTGTTCTCGCTGGTCTCGATGATCGTGTGCGGCACCGTGCTGCTGTTCGTCGACGGCCCCCGCATGTTCTGGATCTTCGGGCTGGGCCTGTGCCTGTTCGTCGGCCCCGCCCAGTCGGCCTCGAGGACATACCTGACCCGCATCACGACACCGGGCCGCGAGGGTCAGAACTTCGGGCTCTACGCCATGACCGGACGCGCCGTCTCGTTCATGGCGCCGCTGATGTTCGCCCTCACCATCTGGGCGGGCAACCTCGTCCTGGGCACCGACACCGACCGCTGGGGAATCGCCGGGATCATGGTGATTCTGGCGATCGGGCTGCTCCTGCTGCTGCGAGTCCCCCGGCACGTCGAGGATCGCGCCCGGGCCATCGTGGGCTGA
- a CDS encoding RNA polymerase-binding protein RbpA: MAERALRGARLGAQSFEDERGVEMAPRQQIEYVCADGHTFTVTMSDEAEVPAEWEDPKTGQMGRRVGGAEPDRKEEKAVRTHWDMLLERRSEAELEEILTERLEMLRGGEIGPPHLHRKSKSRKKSVSA, encoded by the coding sequence ATGGCAGAACGAGCCTTGCGCGGAGCGCGGCTGGGAGCCCAGAGCTTCGAGGACGAGCGCGGAGTCGAGATGGCGCCGCGACAGCAGATCGAGTACGTGTGCGCCGACGGCCACACCTTCACCGTGACGATGTCCGACGAGGCCGAGGTTCCGGCCGAGTGGGAAGATCCGAAGACCGGTCAGATGGGACGCCGGGTCGGCGGAGCCGAGCCGGACCGCAAGGAGGAGAAGGCCGTGCGCACGCACTGGGACATGCTCCTGGAGCGTCGTTCCGAGGCCGAGCTCGAGGAGATCTTGACCGAGCGGCTGGAGATGCTGCGTGGTGGCGAGATCGGCCCCCCGCACCTGCACCGCAAGAGCAAGTCGCGGAAGAAGTCCGTCAGCGCCTAG